Proteins co-encoded in one Malus domestica chromosome 09, GDT2T_hap1 genomic window:
- the LOC103442142 gene encoding uridine/cytidine kinase UKL1, chloroplastic isoform X1, whose product MSENAMAIDYVMEKASGPHFSGLRFDGILSSPPPSSSPGPSTNLAADPHAAKQPFVIGVSGGTASGKTTVCDMIIQQLHDHRVVLVNQDSFYRGLTPEESERVHEYNFDHPDAFDTEQLLDCIQKLKNGQSVQVPIYDFKTHRRKSDSFRQVNASDVIILEGILVFHDQHVRNLMNIKIFVDTDADVRLARRIRRDTVERGRDINSVLEMYAKFVKPAFDDFVHPSKKYADVIIPQGGENHVAIDLIVQHIRTKLGQHDLCKIYPNVYIIQSTFQIRGMHTLIRDREISKHDFIFYSDRLIRLVVEHGLGHLPFTEKQIITPTGSVYTGVDFCKKLCGVSIVRSGESMENALRACCKGIKIGKILIHRVGDNGKQLIYEKLPKDISERHVLLLDPVLATGNSANQAIELLIQKGVPEAHIIFLNLISAPEGIHCVSQRFPSLKIVTSEIDVALNEEFRVIPGMGEFGDRYFGTDD is encoded by the exons ATGTCGGAGAACGCGATGGCGATTGACTACGTGATGGAGAAAGCTTCTGGCCCCCACTTCTCGGGGCTCCGGTTCGACGGCATCCTTTCCTCTCCGCCACCTTCTTCGTCTCCCGGCCCTTCTACCAACCTCGCAGCCGACCCCCACGCCGCCAAACAGCCATTCGTCATCG GTGTTTCGGGAGGTACGGCTTCCGGTAAGACGACAGTGTGCGACATGATCATCCAGCAGCTTCACGATCATCGTGTCGTACTTGTCAATCAG GATTCATTTTATCGGGGTTTGACACCCGAGGAATCGGAACGAGTGCATGAGTATAATTTTGATCATCCTG ACGCTTTTGACACCGAACAACTCTTGGATTGCATTCAAAAGCTAAAGAACGGGCAATCTGTCCAAGTTCCAATTTATGATTTTAAGACACATAGACGAAAATCTGATAGTTTCCGGCAG GTGAATGCTTCTGATGTAATAATCTTGGAAGGAATTCTGGTGTTCCATGACCAACATGTCCGCAATCTAATGAACATAAAGATTTTTGTCGATACAG ATGCTGATGTGAGGCTTGCTCGTAGAATAAGACGAGACACGGTTGAGAGGGGCAGGGACATTAACTCTGTTCTTGAAATG TATGCCAAGTTCGTCAAACCtgcttttgatgattttgttcaCCCATCAAAGAAGTATGCTGATGTGATCATTCCCCAGGGAGGTGAGAATCATGTTGCCATTGATTTGATCGTGCAACATATTCGCACAAAGCTTGGTCAGCATGACCTCTGCAAAATATATCCTAATGTGTACATTATTCAGTCCACATTTCAG ATAAGAGGTATGCATACACTGATTCGGGACCGAGAAATATCGAAAcatgattttatattttattcagATCGGCTTATACGTCTG GTTGTGGAGCACGGCCTTGGCCATTTGCCATTCACAGAGAAGCAAATAATAACTCCAACAG GATCAGTATATACTGGGGTGGATTTCTGCAAGAAACTGTGTGGGGTTTCAATCGTTCGAAG TGGTGAGAGCATGGAAAATGCATTACGTGCATGCTGCAAAGGAATAAAGATTGGAAAGATTCTGATTCACCGCGTTGGAGACAATGGAAAGCAG CTTATCTACGAGAAACTTCCAAAGGATATTTCAGAACGCCATGTCCTGCTTCTAGATCCAGTCCTTGCTACAG GTAACTCTGCTAACCAGGCGATTGAACTGCTCATACAGAAAGGAGTTCCTGAAGCGCATATTATTTTCCTAAACCTTATCTCT GCCCCTGAAGGAATCCATTGTGTTTCCCAACGGTTCCCGTCTTTGAAGATTGTCACTTCAGAGATCGATGTTGCGCTGAATGAAGAGTTCCGTGTCATACCAGGAATGGGTGAATTTGGTGATCGGTACTTTGGCACCGATGATTGA
- the LOC103442142 gene encoding uridine/cytidine kinase UKL1, chloroplastic isoform X3, with protein sequence MSENAMAIDYVMEKASGPHFSGLRFDGILSSPPPSSSPGPSTNLAADPHAAKQPFVIGVSGGTASGKTTVCDMIIQQLHDHRVVLVNQVNASDVIILEGILVFHDQHVRNLMNIKIFVDTDADVRLARRIRRDTVERGRDINSVLEMYAKFVKPAFDDFVHPSKKYADVIIPQGGENHVAIDLIVQHIRTKLGQHDLCKIYPNVYIIQSTFQIRGMHTLIRDREISKHDFIFYSDRLIRLVVEHGLGHLPFTEKQIITPTGSVYTGVDFCKKLCGVSIVRSGESMENALRACCKGIKIGKILIHRVGDNGKQLIYEKLPKDISERHVLLLDPVLATGNSANQAIELLIQKGVPEAHIIFLNLISAPEGIHCVSQRFPSLKIVTSEIDVALNEEFRVIPGMGEFGDRYFGTDD encoded by the exons ATGTCGGAGAACGCGATGGCGATTGACTACGTGATGGAGAAAGCTTCTGGCCCCCACTTCTCGGGGCTCCGGTTCGACGGCATCCTTTCCTCTCCGCCACCTTCTTCGTCTCCCGGCCCTTCTACCAACCTCGCAGCCGACCCCCACGCCGCCAAACAGCCATTCGTCATCG GTGTTTCGGGAGGTACGGCTTCCGGTAAGACGACAGTGTGCGACATGATCATCCAGCAGCTTCACGATCATCGTGTCGTACTTGTCAATCAG GTGAATGCTTCTGATGTAATAATCTTGGAAGGAATTCTGGTGTTCCATGACCAACATGTCCGCAATCTAATGAACATAAAGATTTTTGTCGATACAG ATGCTGATGTGAGGCTTGCTCGTAGAATAAGACGAGACACGGTTGAGAGGGGCAGGGACATTAACTCTGTTCTTGAAATG TATGCCAAGTTCGTCAAACCtgcttttgatgattttgttcaCCCATCAAAGAAGTATGCTGATGTGATCATTCCCCAGGGAGGTGAGAATCATGTTGCCATTGATTTGATCGTGCAACATATTCGCACAAAGCTTGGTCAGCATGACCTCTGCAAAATATATCCTAATGTGTACATTATTCAGTCCACATTTCAG ATAAGAGGTATGCATACACTGATTCGGGACCGAGAAATATCGAAAcatgattttatattttattcagATCGGCTTATACGTCTG GTTGTGGAGCACGGCCTTGGCCATTTGCCATTCACAGAGAAGCAAATAATAACTCCAACAG GATCAGTATATACTGGGGTGGATTTCTGCAAGAAACTGTGTGGGGTTTCAATCGTTCGAAG TGGTGAGAGCATGGAAAATGCATTACGTGCATGCTGCAAAGGAATAAAGATTGGAAAGATTCTGATTCACCGCGTTGGAGACAATGGAAAGCAG CTTATCTACGAGAAACTTCCAAAGGATATTTCAGAACGCCATGTCCTGCTTCTAGATCCAGTCCTTGCTACAG GTAACTCTGCTAACCAGGCGATTGAACTGCTCATACAGAAAGGAGTTCCTGAAGCGCATATTATTTTCCTAAACCTTATCTCT GCCCCTGAAGGAATCCATTGTGTTTCCCAACGGTTCCCGTCTTTGAAGATTGTCACTTCAGAGATCGATGTTGCGCTGAATGAAGAGTTCCGTGTCATACCAGGAATGGGTGAATTTGGTGATCGGTACTTTGGCACCGATGATTGA
- the LOC103442142 gene encoding uridine/cytidine kinase UKL1, chloroplastic isoform X2: MSENAMAIDYVMEKASGPHFSGLRFDGILSSPPPSSSPGPSTNLAADPHAAKQPFVIDAFDTEQLLDCIQKLKNGQSVQVPIYDFKTHRRKSDSFRQVNASDVIILEGILVFHDQHVRNLMNIKIFVDTDADVRLARRIRRDTVERGRDINSVLEMYAKFVKPAFDDFVHPSKKYADVIIPQGGENHVAIDLIVQHIRTKLGQHDLCKIYPNVYIIQSTFQIRGMHTLIRDREISKHDFIFYSDRLIRLVVEHGLGHLPFTEKQIITPTGSVYTGVDFCKKLCGVSIVRSGESMENALRACCKGIKIGKILIHRVGDNGKQLIYEKLPKDISERHVLLLDPVLATGNSANQAIELLIQKGVPEAHIIFLNLISAPEGIHCVSQRFPSLKIVTSEIDVALNEEFRVIPGMGEFGDRYFGTDD; the protein is encoded by the exons ATGTCGGAGAACGCGATGGCGATTGACTACGTGATGGAGAAAGCTTCTGGCCCCCACTTCTCGGGGCTCCGGTTCGACGGCATCCTTTCCTCTCCGCCACCTTCTTCGTCTCCCGGCCCTTCTACCAACCTCGCAGCCGACCCCCACGCCGCCAAACAGCCATTCGTCATCG ACGCTTTTGACACCGAACAACTCTTGGATTGCATTCAAAAGCTAAAGAACGGGCAATCTGTCCAAGTTCCAATTTATGATTTTAAGACACATAGACGAAAATCTGATAGTTTCCGGCAG GTGAATGCTTCTGATGTAATAATCTTGGAAGGAATTCTGGTGTTCCATGACCAACATGTCCGCAATCTAATGAACATAAAGATTTTTGTCGATACAG ATGCTGATGTGAGGCTTGCTCGTAGAATAAGACGAGACACGGTTGAGAGGGGCAGGGACATTAACTCTGTTCTTGAAATG TATGCCAAGTTCGTCAAACCtgcttttgatgattttgttcaCCCATCAAAGAAGTATGCTGATGTGATCATTCCCCAGGGAGGTGAGAATCATGTTGCCATTGATTTGATCGTGCAACATATTCGCACAAAGCTTGGTCAGCATGACCTCTGCAAAATATATCCTAATGTGTACATTATTCAGTCCACATTTCAG ATAAGAGGTATGCATACACTGATTCGGGACCGAGAAATATCGAAAcatgattttatattttattcagATCGGCTTATACGTCTG GTTGTGGAGCACGGCCTTGGCCATTTGCCATTCACAGAGAAGCAAATAATAACTCCAACAG GATCAGTATATACTGGGGTGGATTTCTGCAAGAAACTGTGTGGGGTTTCAATCGTTCGAAG TGGTGAGAGCATGGAAAATGCATTACGTGCATGCTGCAAAGGAATAAAGATTGGAAAGATTCTGATTCACCGCGTTGGAGACAATGGAAAGCAG CTTATCTACGAGAAACTTCCAAAGGATATTTCAGAACGCCATGTCCTGCTTCTAGATCCAGTCCTTGCTACAG GTAACTCTGCTAACCAGGCGATTGAACTGCTCATACAGAAAGGAGTTCCTGAAGCGCATATTATTTTCCTAAACCTTATCTCT GCCCCTGAAGGAATCCATTGTGTTTCCCAACGGTTCCCGTCTTTGAAGATTGTCACTTCAGAGATCGATGTTGCGCTGAATGAAGAGTTCCGTGTCATACCAGGAATGGGTGAATTTGGTGATCGGTACTTTGGCACCGATGATTGA
- the LOC103442141 gene encoding basic blue protein produces the protein MGRTNTVLLVLVFAALFTKETLAAQHVVGGSQGWEESTDLNSWASGEKFKVGDQLVFKYTSGLHSVVELPNESAYKSCNTGSALDSKSSGNDVVKLTKAGTRYFACGTLGHCGQGMKMKITTVAGNTPSSPSSPSSSAAASSSSSSLRSVTSLFGIAALSVPLLLSMF, from the exons ATGGGGCGTACGAACACAGTTTTGTTGGTGTTGGTTTTTGCAGCTTTGTTCACAAAGGAAACCTTGGCGGCACAACATGTTGTTGGGGGAAGCCAAGGCTGGGAGGAATCCACAGACTTGAACTCATGGGCGTCCGGCGAGAAATTTAAGGTTGGCGATCAACTTG TTTTTAAGTACACCTCGGGGCTGCATAGTGTGGTGGAGCTACCAAACGAGAGCGCCTACAAGAGCTGCAACACCGGCAGTGCCCTAGACTCCAAGTCTAGCGGCAATGATGTGGTGAAACTGACCAAGGCCGGCACACGATATTTTGCTTGTGGCACTTTAGGCCACTGCGGCCAAGGCATGAAGATGAAGATCACTACTGTCGCCGGAAACACACCTTCTTCACCGTCGTCGCCGTCGTCTTCTGcagcagcttcttcttcttcttcttccctgcgTTCTGTCACTTCATTGTTTGGGATTGCTGCATTATCTGTCCCCCTTCTGCTTTCCATGTTTTAA
- the LOC103421585 gene encoding triacylglycerol lipase 2-like, giving the protein MAAVWVSFCLLVSLAALSPHRAHVSTWGSLYGSKHGAAAAPTVGICASSVVVYGYPCQEFDVTTQDGYVLSVQRIPEGRGKGSSGGSGGGIKKPPVLIQHGVLVDGVTWLLNSPDRNLPLILADNGFDVWIANTRGTRFSRRHTSMDPRDPKFWNWSWDELVAFDLPAVFDFVYGKAGQKINYVGHSLGTLFVLASLSEGKLVDQMKSAALLSPIAYLSHMNTALGVAAAKAFVGEITTLFGLAEFNPKGDPAAQFLQALCAYPGVYCYDLLQAVTGKNCCLNSSTIDLFLENEPQSTSTKNMVHLAQIVRDGKLAKYNYGRPDLNLMHYGRFNPPVYNLSNIPHDLPLFLSYGGQDALSDFRDVARLLDSLKLHDVGKLTVQYIENYAHADFIMGLNAKDIVYNQVTAFFKQQH; this is encoded by the exons ATGGCAGCAGTCTGGGTGAGCTTCTGCCTCCTAGTATCGCTTGCAGCACTTTCACCTCATCGAGCGCACGTCTCCACTTGGGGTTCACTATACGGCAGCAAACACGGTGCTGCGGCCGCCCCGACAGTTGGTATATGCGCGTCGTCGGTGGTTGTGTACGGCTACCCATGCCAGGAGTTTGAT GTGACAACCCAAGATGGTTATGTATTGAGTGTGCAAAGGATTCCGGAAGGTCGCGGCAAAGGCAGCAGTGGCGGCAGCGGCGGGGGGATTAAGAAGCCACCGGTCTTAATCCAGCATGGTGTCCTTGTG GATGGAGTCACCTGGCTCTTGAATTCTCCGGACAGAAATCTGCCATTGATTCTGGCAGACAACGGATTTGATGTGTGGATTGCCAACACCAGAGGGACCAGGTTCAGCAGGCGACATACTTCCATGGATCCCCGCGATCCG AAATTTTGGAATTGGTCTTGGGATGAACTGGTGGCTTTTGATCTACCAGCAGTGTTTGATTTCGTGTATGGCAAGGCTGGACAGAAGATCAATTATGTTGGCCATTCCCTG GGAACTTTATTTGTATTGGCATCGTTATCAGAAGGGAAACTGGTGGACCAGATGAAATCAGCAGCCTTGCTAAGCCCCATTGCTTATTTGAGCCACATGAACACTGCACTTGGTGTGGCTGCTGCCAAAGCCTTTGTTGGTGAG ATCACTACGCTTTTCGGACTTGCGGAGTTCAACCCGAAAGG GGACCCAGCGGCTCAATTTCTGCAAGCTCTATGTGCTTATCCAGGGGTTTACTGCTATGACTTATTACAAGCTGTTACTG GCAAAAACTGCTGTCTCAATTCTTCCACCATTGATCTCTTCTTGGAGAATGAGCCTCAGTCAACATCCACCAAGAACATGGTGCACTTGGCTCAAA TTGTACGAGATGGGAAGTTGGCAAAATACAACTACGGCAGACCAGACTTAAACTTGATGCATTATGGCAGATTTAACCCTCCAGTTTACAACCTCTCCAACATTCCCCATGACCTTCCTCTGTTCCTCAGCTATGGCGGCCAAGACGCGCTCTCCGATTTTCGCGACGTGGCACGCTTACTGGATAGTCTAAAACTTCACGATGTGGGCAAGCTCACTGTTCAGTACATAGAGAATTATGCACATGCAGATTTCATCATGGGGTTGAATGCTAAGGACATTGTGTATAATCAAGTGACTGCATTTTTCAAGCAGCAACACTGA